The sequence below is a genomic window from Williamwhitmania taraxaci.
AACGGTGAGGTTCGATTAGTGGCACACACCGTTTCGGTGGATCCCTACATGCGTGGACGAATGAGTGATGCTAAGTCGTACGTTGCACCCTATTCGGTTGGCGAGGCCATTGCAGGTGGAGTTGTCGCTCGCGTTGTTGAGAGTAAGTCCGACAGTTTGAAGGTTGGCGACTACGTTATGGGGATGCTTCCTTGGCAGGAGGAGATGGTGGTTCCCGCTGCTGGTTTGCAGGTGGTGGATGGGAATATCGCCCCGCTAAGCTACTATCTTGGTGTTCTTGGAATGCCCGGACTAACTGCCTACTTTGGATTGCTCGACATTGGAAAACCCAAGGCTGGTGAAACAGTGGTGGTTTCGGGTGCTGCTGGTGCCGTCGGTATGGTTGTCGGACAAATTGCTAAGATTCAGGGTTGTCGGGTAGTTGGTATTGCTGGCGATGATGCTAAGGTAAATTACCTGCTCAACGAGATGCACTTCGATGCTGTAATAAACTATAAGACTACCACAAACCTCGATGCTGCTCTGGCTGAAGCTTGTCCCACCGGAGTTGATGTTTA
It includes:
- a CDS encoding NADP-dependent oxidoreductase produces the protein MTKQIVLKSRPVGVPTLKNFETKTVELSAIANGEVRLVAHTVSVDPYMRGRMSDAKSYVAPYSVGEAIAGGVVARVVESKSDSLKVGDYVMGMLPWQEEMVVPAAGLQVVDGNIAPLSYYLGVLGMPGLTAYFGLLDIGKPKAGETVVVSGAAGAVGMVVGQIAKIQGCRVVGIAGDDAKVNYLLNEMHFDAVINYKTTTNLDAALAEACPTGVDVYFDNVGGEISDSVVAQINKGARIIICGQISLYNETSVPMGPRIQPTILKRSALMQGFIVSNYAERFPEGFKALASWVTAGKLKYAQTTLKGFDKLPEAFIGLFEGKNTGKLLVEM